The genomic stretch TGTTGGGGGGTGCTGGTGCCAGAGATGCGGACACGAATGGGTGCCAAACAAGAACAATATTGAACGAGAACCGAGAGTTTGCCCTAAGTGCAACAGCCCGTATTGGAACACGCCGAGGGTTCGGGAACCGAAGAAGAAGAAAACTTAGGAACCGCCATTTGACGGATAGGGAGGCTCTGTGGTTGCTGAGACAGTTAGACTAACCCCGCCCATGATGCTGGACATTCCGCATCAGCGCACTTGCGCATGTTCAGAAAACCACATCAGTTGTGCTGATGCGAAGGACTGGATCAAAGGGCAAATCGGCGTTTGGCAGTTCAATTACGAACAGCGCGACATGCGGGACAAGAACGTGCATCCGGCGACCTTTCCGATTGCATTGCCTAAGCGATGGATCGGGCTATTGACCCATCGGGGCGAGCTGGTGCTCGACCCATTCGTCGGATCAGGTTCAACGCTTGTGGCGGCGCGGGACCTCGGGCGCAACGCGGTCGGCTTTGATCTCAGTCAGGCTTACGTGGATGTCGCCACAGATCGTCTTCGCCAGATACCACTGGTAGCCGAGGGCGGCATCCAGACTGCAGTCGCCGCCGACGCACGAGATATCCCGCGTTATCTGCAACCAGATACGGTCGATCTCATTGTAACCTCGCCTCCCTACGCCAACCTCTTGAACAGGAAACGCAAGAACAAAAGCCGACGGGGTGACGAGCGCGGAAATGGCCAATTCCTGAAGGTCGAGCAATATTCGCAGAATCCTTCCGACCTTGGCTTACTCCCCATCGACGCCTATCAGGTTGAAATGAAGGCAATCTTTCGCGGCCTGTTGCCATTACTGAAACCCGGCGCTCACTGCATTGTCAACGTGCCCGACATGTGGTGGGAGAATCACAGAATTACCATTCACATAGCTGTTATCAAAGCCCTCACAGAGGCGGGGTACGAGTTCCGAAACACAGTCATCTGGGACAGGACAAATATCGTGAACCGCGTTGGGATTTTCGGATGGCCCAACAACTACATCACCATGGGGACGACATTTGAGTATCTGTTGGATTTCATCAAACCGCTGGCCTCATGAATAACCCACGCGACGAGGCCAAGCGTTTTATGCAGCGGGTGCGTAAGCGTACGGCCATGCCTTCGTCGGACCGTATGGTTGCGGAGACATTCACTCGTCTCAGGTATCTCCCTGGTTCCATACTCCCCGCTGATGTCCTGGTGAACTTCAACGAAATGCTTCGGCGGCTGTATGACGAGACGTTGGTCACTCTAGAGGATTATGAGGTACTGACCTATGCTACTGGCATTCCTGAGGAGTTCGTCAGCACCTACCCAGAAGATGTCGCCAAGGGCGAGAAGGTGGCAAAGAAACAAGGATTTGCCGCTGGTGTAACCTTTCTGCTAACCCGCTGGTATCCACGACTACGCAGGGCGTTCCTAAGCGTCGGACAGGGCAGAATGGCTAGGGGCGGCAAAGACTTTGAACTACAGATTGAGGGGCTCTTCAAGTTGGCAAGCCTCTCCTACGAGAAGCAGGAGAAGGCAGACCATACAGACTTCATGCTACCGGATGCGGCCTTTCATACGAAGAACAAAACAATGGCTGCTGTGATATCTGTGAAGCGGACGCTTAGGGAGCGTTGGGCAGAGGTTGCTGAGGAACTTTTCAACCTTCGCACACCGAATGTCTTTCTTTTCACGGCAGACGAGGATGTCACTATGGGGCATGTCGCGACGATCTGCGCGAAGTACAACATTCATCTAGTCGTTTGGGACGCCGTTAAGATCAAAAAGTTTACTGCAACCCCAATGGTGCTCAGTTACACCGAATGGGCTTCTGTGCGGCTACCTCAACTCCGCCAATTCTGGCCGAAACCCTGATCGGATTATTTGTGCAAAGCTTGACCACGGCCTGAATCAGGTGCGGATTCCCCGGTGCATGCGGCGCTCCGCGTCCTCCCGGGCGATGATGTCGCGCTTGTCGTACTTCTTGCGTCCGCGCGCCAGCCCCAGCTCGACTTTTGCGTTGTGTCGCTTCATGTACAGGCGGAGGGCCACCACGGTCAGGCCCTTGGAGTTGGCCTGCAGGAGCAGGTCACGGAGCTGGTCCTTGTGGAGCAGCAGTTTGCGCGGGCGCAACGGGTCGTGGTTGTACCGGTTGCCCCCGGGCCACAGCGCGATGTTGGCGTTTAGCAGCCACAGCTCCCCGCCCTGGCCCCTGGCGTACGCCTCGCGCAGGCTCACCTGGCCCGCCCTGATCGACTTGATCTCCGTGCCGGTCAGGACCAGGCCCGCCTCCATGCGCTCAAGGATATCGTAGTCGCGGAAGGCCTGGCGGTTGACCGCGATGACCTTGTCGTTCTGCTCCTTGTCTTTAGCGGGCATCAGGTCTCTCAGCGAAGGGCGGGTTTCTGTCCGTCACCTGGTGTCCTGTCCCTGAAATACGCGTATGAATTGTCATTGCGAGGAGTCCTTCCGCGGAAGGAGGACGAAGCAATCTGGAGGAGGGGTGTACCCCGCCCCGATTTCATCGGGGGCAACGAACTTCGGGGACACCATACTAGCGCGCCAGGCCCATCTGCTGCGCCAGCACGTCGTGGGCCTTCTGGAGTTGGACGTCCGGGCTGGCGTCCACTCGCGGAGCGGTGGCGTCGTTCGCGCCCGGGGGTAGCGGCGCTTCGATATCCGGCTCCAGGCCTTTGCCCTCTATCAAGTTACCGCTGGGGGTGTACCAGCGGGCGTGCGTGACATAAACTCCGCCTCCATCGCTGAGAGAGCGGATGATGTTGACGCTGCCTTTACCAAATGTCTTGACTCCGACAAGCGTGGCCCGCTTGGCGGACTGAAGGGCGCCCGCCAGGACCTCGCTGCCGCTGGCGCTGTACTGATTGACGAGCACCACGACAGGAAGGCCAAGCGCCAGACCACCCGGTTGCACGGGCCAATCCGTGCGCCGCCCCTGATTATCAACCTCGTAGAGGACGAGGCCTTCCTTCAGGAACTGACTCGCCACGTTGACCGTCACGTCGAGCAGGCCGCCAGGGTTGTTCCGCAAGTCCAGAATAATGCCTTTGACGTCTTTCCGCCTGGCTTCCTCCAGCGCGGCCCTGACCTCCTGGTCCGTGCGCTGGTTGAACTGAGTGATGCGCAGCACGGCCAACTTGTCGTCGGGCACGTTCAGCGACACCGTTTCAATGCGGACGTCGGCGCGGACTATCTGAAGGTCTATTGACTCTTTCTCACCGGCGTGACGGATGGTTATCTTCACGGAAGTGCCGCGGGCGCCTCGTATCTTGAGCACCGCCTCCTGGAGAGTCAGGCCCTTGGTCGGCTCGCCGTTGATGGCCAGGATCGCGTCTCCGGGGCGCACGCCCGCCTTCTCCGCAGGCGACGAGGTGAAGGGCGACACAATGATGATCTGGCCCTCGCGGACAGCCACGACCGCGCCGATTCCTTCAAAGCTCCCGCGCAGGCTCTCCTGGTCAACCCGGAAGCTGTTCGGGTCAATGTAAGCGGTGTACGGATCGTTCAGGGCCTCTATCATGCCCCTTACCGCCCCTTGGGTTAGCTTCTCCGAGTCCAGCCGGTTCCTATCCACATAGTCCTGCTGGAGGACGTTCCAGACCTCGGTCACCAGGGCGAAGTCCTTGCTGGCAGCCCTCGGAGCTGCGGCAGGCGCCGCCGGCGCCGCGGAGGCTGACGGTGCCGAGGACGCTTGGGGCACAACACGGGCCAGCGGAAACGCGGTGCACGCGGTGGCGACAAGCATCATCACAGCCAGAAGACAGGCTGTGATTTTGAGAGAGTGTCTGGTCAAGTGTTCCATATGTATCCTCGTGGATGCTTTCTCCCATTCCGGAACGTTTGGTGAGATGGGACAGTGCCATTCTAGCACAAGTGGCCGCCTTTCCGGTCTAGGGCCATCGCGTCTAATCCCTTCTTACTCACGGACATGGCAAACCACAAAGGGGGCATCCCTTCGTCGCTCCGGCGAAAAGCCTGCCCCGGCGAAGGCCGTGGGCCGGAGCCCAGGGACACAAGTTCGCCCGCAACCGGCGACGCTCGCGTCCTGCTTCGGAAACGCGCTCCCTATTCCATGTCATACCGGCTTCCGCCGGTATCCAGAGAAGCGCCGGGAAGCGCTGGATTCCGGCCCCGTATCAGGTACGGGGCAAGCTCTACGCCGGAATGACGGTGGTGGACCGGCGGGCTTCTTTCAGCATCTCTTCAAAGACTCACCGGACGGACGGGAAAGAACGCTCACATTTAAGACGCGTTGGCCCTGCTTTCTGGTCGCGTTGACACCCCCGTAGCCGCATGCTAGCATGCTCTCGTTGCTCGCCGCCGTGGGCCGAGCGCTCGGCGTTCCACAGGCCCCTATCTATCGGGGCATCCACCTCGCGTGAGGAGGTCCGATGGTCGGCATCAAGTCCTACGGAGCCTACATCCCCAAGTACTTCCTGGGCAAAGAGACCGCGGGCTGGGGTCTCGCCACTGAAAAGGCTGTCAGCAACTTCGACGAAGACAGCGTCACGATGGCCGTCGCGGCAGGTATTGACTGCCTCCACGGAGAGGACAGGGGCCACGTTTCGAGCCTCTTGCTGGCCACCAGCTCGTCTCCCTACGCCGACAAACAGGGCGCCACACTCGTCGCCACCGCGCTCGACCTGCCGCGAGAGACGTTGACCGCTGACGTCACCGGCACCCTGCGGGCGGGCACAACGGCGTTGCGCATGGCCGCCGACGCCATCGCGGGCGGCTCGGTGAAGCAGGCGCTTGTCACGGCTTCGGACGCGCGAATGGCGGCGCCCCGCAGCGACCTCGACCGCTCCCTGGGCGACGGCGCGGCGGCGCTGCTGCTGTCCGACTCCGACGCCATCGCGGAGATCGAGGGCAGCCACTCCCTGTCCGAGCACATGCTGGACGTGTGGCGACCCAGCGGCGAGACGTTCCTCCGCACATGGGAGGAGCGGTTCGTCACTGACGAAGGCTACCTCCGCATCATGGAGGAAGCCGTCCAGGGGGCACTGAAGAAGTTCAACCTCAAGACGGCTGACATCTCCAAAGCCATCTACACCGCGCTCGACCCGCGACGCCACGGCGAACTGGGTCGCAAGCTGGGCTTCTCGCCGCGGCAGATACAGGACCCCCTCTTCAGCAAAGTGGGCAACACAGGCGCGGCTTTCTCGATCATGCTCCTGGTCGCCGCCCTGGAGACCGCCCAGCCGGGCGACCGCATCCTGCTGGCCGCCTATGGCGACGGAGCGGACGTGTGCCTCCTGCGCGTCACCAAGCGCATCACCCAGGTCGGGAATAGACGCGGGGTGAAGCAGCACCTGGAGGCGCGGCGTCCTCTGGCCGACTACGATACCTATCTCCGCTGGCGACAGCTCCAGGTGAGCGAGGCGGCGCGGCGACCGAACCCGCCGGGGCTTTCGCCGCCCGCGCTGCTGCGCGAGCGCGACCAGAACCTGCGCCTGTACGGAGGCCGGTGCAAGGCGTGCGGCCATACCGAGTACCCGCCCCAGCGGATATGCACGTTCTGCAAGGCCAGCGACCAGGCGGAGATGGTGCGCCTCTCCGACAAACGCGGGGAGATATACACCTACTCGCTGGACTACATCGCGGGCACGATTGATATGCCAATGGCGATCACCGTCGTCAACTTCGACGGCGGCGGCCGGATGCTGGCGATGATGACGGACCGGGAAGTGAGCGAGGTCAGGGTTGGGCTGCCCGTCGAGATGAGCTTCCGTCGGCTGCACACGGTCGGCGGCATTCACAACTATCACTGGAAAGCCACGCCCGTACGCGCGTAGGCTTCACGCAGCGGCTCGGCGAGAACAAGCGGAGAACGGTGGAACACGATAACGCCGCGCAGAGGCGAGTGCAGGGGCGCAGCCCCTGCCGGAGGGTCTGGGAGAGCCTGCCCTGAGCGCAGCCGAAGGGTGTCCTCCCGAAGAACTCTTTTCTTCCCCCTCTCCTTGAAGGAGAACAATGGGACGCAGTGACGCCCACACAAGACGCAGTGCAGGGCGCAGCTCTGCCGGAGGGTCTGGGAGAGCCTGCCCTGATCCTTCCAGGGAAGGACGAAGGGTGTCCTCCCGAAGAACTCTTTTCTTCCCCCTCTCCTTGAAGGAGAACAATGGGACGCAATGACGCCCACACAGACGCGGTGCAGGGGCGCGGCCCCTGCCGGAGGGTCTGGGAGGTGTCCTCCCAGATTCGCTTTATCTCTCCCCCTCTCCGCGGGCGGAGAGGGGGACCAAGGGGGTGAGGTCAGGACCCCGGAGTAAGGCATAGAGCTTCTGGAGGAGGCGCAATCATGCCAGGCATTCGTGATAAAGTAGCCATCATCGGGATGGGCTGCACCAAGTTCGGGGAGCGCTGGGACGCGGGCTGGCAGGACCTGCTGGTTGAGGCCGCGCAAGAGGCCTACAAGGACGCGGGCGTCGAGGCGAAGGACATCCAGGCCGCATGGCTCGGCAGCCATACGACGCTGTGGACGGGACAGCCCCTCGCCGAGGCCCTGAAGTTCGACTACATCCCCATCACCCGCATTGAGAACGCCTGCGCCACCGGGACCGACGCCTTTCGCAACGCCTGCTACGCCGTCGCCGCGGGCGTGTACGACGTCGTCATGGTCGCCGGATGCGAGAAACTGAAGGACTCGGGATGGGCCGGCCTGGGCACCACCCAGATTTCGCCGGACAGCGGCGTCACCCCGCCCACTCCGCCGCCCGCGCAGTTCGCGCTGGCCGCGACGCGCTACTTCCACGACTACAAGATTCCCTACGACGAGGCGAGGCGGACGCTGGCCCGGATAGCGGTCAAGAACCACCACAACGGCACGCTGAACCCGCGCGCCCACTTCCAGCGCGAGATCACCCTGGAGCAGGCGCTGAACGCTCCCATGATCGCCTGGCCCCTGGGGCTGTACGACTGCTGCGGCGTCTCCGACGGCGCGGCGGTCGCCATCATCTGCCGGGAGGACATAGCCAAGAACTTCCGGGACGACTACGTGCTGGTCAAGGGCATGGGCCTGACCGCGGGCGGCAGGCAGGGGTTGTTGCGGGACGACTACACCTTCACGACCTTCCCGGAGAACGTGACAGCGGCGAAGATTGCATACGAGGAGGCGGGCATCCGCAACCCGCGCAAAGAGATCAGCATGGCCGAGGTCCACGACTGCTTCACCATCACCGAACTGATTATCTACGAGGACCTGGGCTTCTCCAAGCGAGGACGCGCGAAAGAAGACGTGGAGGCGGGCACGTTCAGCCTCGACGGCGAGCTGCCCATCAACACGGACGGCGGGCTTAAGTGCTTCGGCCATCCCATCGGAGCCAGCGGCATCCGCATGATCTACGAGGTGTACAAGCAGTTGCAGGGGAAGGCGGGACCGCGACAGCTCAAGAACGCGAAGATCGGGCTGACGCACAACCTGGGCGGCCAGCCCGGCTCCTTCACCTGCGCCATCGGCATCTTCGGCCAGCGGGACTAGGCGTCATTTCAAAACTCTTGAAGCCACTCAAATACGCGTTGAAACCCGCTCATGGTTCGACAGAGCCTGCCCTGAGCAAAGCCGAAGGGCTCACCATGAGCGGCGAGTAAGCCCCGCTCACCCTGAGCTTGTCGAAGGGTGCGGGACAGACCCCTGAAACGTGTTCTAGCGAGAGCCACTGGAACTGGTCTTACCGCGGCGTCACGTCCGGGAGCCTGTCCATCATACAAGGACTGACCAGTCAGTCCTCCCCTACTCTGTAGCAGTGGTGGCATAATGACATAGTTTGCGGCGCAACCAGCTCATTGCTTACGGAGCGCGCCGTTTCGCCGCGCAAGCCGTTTTCCGAGGCCTTGACGGCCTCGACCGCGCCACGGACAGGCGCATCTTCAAAAGCAGAGGTGGTGACCTATGGCTGGTCCTCTTGAGGGCATCCGCGTCCTGGAGTTCACGTCCGGCGCGTTCGGTGGGATGTGCGCCATGGTGCTCGGCGACCTGGGCGCGTCGGTCATCAAGGTGGAGGGTCTTGAAGGCGAGCCGCTGCGCTATGGCAACATGCCGGGGCGAACGTACGCGGTGGAGACGACACGGGATGAGAGCTACAAGTGGCTTGCCTGGAACCGCAGCAAGCAGTCGCTTGCACTTGACGTAAAGCAACCGGAGGGCCTGGAGGTCGCTCTCAAGCTCGCGGAACGGGCTGACGTGCTCATCAAGAGCTTTCGGCCCGGCGTCATGGAGCGCCTCGGCCTGGGCTACGATGAGCTGTCGAAGGGGAACCCGCGGCTCATCTACTGCTCGCTCTCCGGTTATGGCGAGGAGGGGCCGCTGGCGCACCGCATCTGCGGCGACATGTGGGCGCAGGCGTTCGGCGGCGTCATCGCGGCCCAGGGCACCGAGGGCCAGCCGCCATACCTCAACAGCGTCGCGCTTTCCGACCACGCCGGCGCCGTCATCAGCGCCTTCGGCGTCCTCGCCGCGCTCTTCGCGCGCGAGAAGACGGGCGTGGGCCAGAAGATATCCAACAACCTGGTCAACTCGGTCATGTTCATGCAGTCAACCGAGATCGCGGCCTACCTGATGGATGACATAAAGATGGTCCGTCGCGGGCGCGGCTGGCTGTGCGGCCAGTTCCCGTTCGGCGCCTTCCGCGCCAAAGACCGCGACCTGGTCAGCGTCTTCGGCTCGCGCGACGAGTGGCCGAAGCTGTGCGACGTGCTGGGGATACCGGAGCTGGGGCGCGACCCCCGGTACGACACCCAGGAGAAGCGCGAGGCGCTGAAGCACGAGCTGTACCCCCATCTGGACGCCGCCTTCTCGCGGCGCACCGCCAGTGAATGGGTGAGCATCTTCCGCGCCTCCAAGATGCGCGTTGACCCCGCGCAGACATATGACGAACTGTGCGTCCACCCGCAGACGCAGGCCAACGACATGGTGCTCACCCAGGAGCATCCGAACCGCGGGAAGCTCCGGTCGGTGGGCGTGCCAGTGAAGTTCGAGAAGACGCCGGCGACGCCGAGCGCGCCGCCGCCGCTGCTCGGGCAGCACACCCGCGACATCCTCGCGGAGCTCGGCTACGACGCCGCGCGCATCAAAGAGCTGGCGACCCGCGCCGTCGTGCGGCTCGACGACTAGTGTAGTGTCGCGGCACAACTGCGCAATGCCCGTCATTCCGGACTTGATCCGGAATCCAGGATTCCCGGGCCGGAGCCTGTCATGCTGAGGAGGTGGTTGGACCCCTCTGCTTTCTCTGCGCCTCTGCCGACGGAGCATCTCCTTCGTCGGACCACTCCCCCGCGGACGCCTTAAACGCAGTGCGTTATGTCAATACTGGATTAACCAGCGTTTAGTGTCTGACATAACAATTATAGGGCGAAGTTACATACGTGGAAGGAAAAGGGCTGGCTATGCCGCCGAGCGCTCGCCGCAGCGCGCGCACGGGGCGGTGCACGGCAGAGCTCCCCGCCATGCGGGGCGTCCGCGCTTACCTGAACCCCGCACGGCGGGGCGGCCAGCGCGTCGTACCCTCGCAACGCGGCGCTGACCGGCGCCACCCTCGGCGAGACCCCGCACGGCGTCGCGGCAAGTTCCTGCTCATCGCGGTCCTCCCCGACCACCACACCGACTACTGTCGCCACTGTCAGACCTGGTTACCCCGTCGTTGCGAGTCCCGACTTGTCGGGACGTGGCAACCTGGCGGGGCGGGTGACCCTTACCACACCAGATTGCTTCGCTCGAAGACTCGCTCGCAACGACTTTGGAGCGCCGCCACTGTCAGGTTCTAAGACCGCCTTCAAAACAGCCCCTCTCGGCGGCCGGGCCGACGTCAGCGTCGGGCGAGGGCGAAACAGAGGCCTGTTTTGCGCGGCGGAGGAGGGCGGCCCTCCGGATCGGAGCGGGAGCACGCGCCTTTCCCCCCGCTCATGGTGAGCCTGCCTGCCCTGAGCGGAGCCGAAGGGTCGAATCCATGAGCAACCCTGTCATTCCGAACGCAGTGAGGAATCTCCCGCCGCAGCGACCCTATCACACCAAGTACGACATAACGCCGCGCTCTCCCCTCCGTGGGCACGCCACGCACCGGCGACCGGCGCGGGACACGGCCTTATCGGGGTTGCGCAGGCGACGTGGTGCGCGCACAATGGGGCCGTGCGTGAGATGAGGCGTAAGAACGTGGTATCTCGGTTAAGACAATGGCTCGCGCGGCACGATGAATGGGAGCACCGCATACTTGTGGTGATCGCCGGCGCGGCACTCATGTTGCTGGCGCTTGTCGTCTTCAGCGACTGGGGCATTTACTACCCGACCGCCGGAGACAGCCGCCTCTACCTTCTTTCCTCTATTGTGCAGGGCCTGGCCGCAGTCCTGGCCGTCCTGGTCACGGTCAGCCTGGTGGTCACGCAGCTCGCCGCGCAGTCCTATACACCGCGCGTGGTGAACCTGCGTTTGAGGGACTTCTGGCTCTGGTCCGCGGTGGTCATCTACCTGGTGGCCATCGTCTTGTCCCTTCTCGTTCTCGCCGGATTGGGAAGCTGGCTTCCGGCTGACGGAGGGGACAGAATAAGTGTCAATGTTGCCCTTGTGCTGGCGCTGGCGGCGCTGGCATACCTCGTTCCTTTCACGGTGGCTAACATCAAGTCTCTGCTGCCTGAAAGAATGGCCCGGCGCTTGCTTCAAAGGGGCGATACCGAGGCGTTGGACGAGCTTCTGCGCCGCGCCGTGAACGAGGGGACCATGACGACCTTCGCCTCCGTTCTGACTTTGTACACGCGGACGGTACAGGCCCGGCTGGACAAGACCAACGGGGCGACCAAACAGGCTGAGGGAGCTACCTCGTTGTTCTTGTCCGTGGGCCGCCACGCCTGCCAGCGCCGCAGCCCCGACGCCGTGGCGGTGGTCATGCGCCAGCTCACCGGGCTGATCGCCTATTGCAGCCACGTCCGTCGCCAGTGGCGCTCCGCCGCGGACGTCTTCAACGAGGCACTGAAGGAGCTGTACTCCTACAGCGACGAGTGGATTAGGCAGGCCACAGACATGACACGTATTTCCGCCGACTACGCCCGCATAAGCCTGGAAGCGGGCGACAGCTTCTACGAGATAGCGCAGGTCAAGGCCCAGGGGCGCGAGGACAACCTGCTGCTGGCTATTGAGGCGTACGGGCGCGCCCTCTTGTTCTATACACGGCAAAGATTCCCCGTCCAGCACGCCATGACCCAGAACAACCTGGGCATCGCCTACCGGAGCCTGGGGGACGTGCGGGACAGGGAGGCGAACCTGGGGATGGCCGTCGCCGCCCACCAGGAGTCCCTGAAGGTCTATACCCACGCCGCCTTCCCCGTCCAGCACGCCGCGACCCAGAACAACTTGGGCAACGCTTACGGCGACCTGGGGGACGTGCGGGACAAAGAGGCGAACTTGGGGAAGGCCGTCGCCGCCTACCAGGAGGCCCTGAAGGTCCGCACCCTGGCCGCCTTCCCCGTGGACTACGGCGGCACGAACCTTAACCTGGGCCGCGCGTACTTGGCCCTAGGCGTAGCACAACTCGCCAAGAGCGAAAGCAGGGCGAAGTGGCTGGCGGATGCGGAAGCCGCTCTCAAAGAAAGCGTGCGCGCGTTTGAACAAGAGAAGGCCGAGTCATGGCTGGAGCGGGCGCGTGCCGCCCTGCAACAGGTCGCCGCGCTGCGCTCTGGGAAATGACATAACGCCGCGCTCTCCCCTCCCCTAACTCGACAGAACGCTTTATTTTATGTCACGCGCTCAATATGCGATGTGACTTATGTCGCGACGGTCGGACGGCCTCCTGTCACCCCGATTGGAATCTGCCCAGGAATGACATCCTAGTGCGTTCAAAGCGCCGTTTCCAAATCCACCCTCGACAACGGGATCAAGTTGACGTGTTTGGATATCAACCACCCAAGTTCTGACCGAGTCACCCGGCCACCTGGACCACATGAACGCCACTTTCGTTCCATCTGGCGACCAACAACTAGATTGCACCCGTCCGTCAGGCGGAGTCATCCGGCGCCCCTGCTTGTCATCAAGGTCGAGGATGTAGAGACTTGCCCGGCTGTCGCCTGTTCCCTCCTCGACGGGCAGGGAGATGCGCCTTCCATCTGGTGAGAAGGCCCCAGCAGACCATTCGGCCAACTGCAACTCCCCGGCAACGTCTTCGGCGACGAGGGCCCCATCGTTCAACTGAAAAATGCTGAGCACTCTTCTGCCACGGTATGCGCTCTGATCTCCGATTAGGATGCGGTCTCGGTTTCGGTCAATGCAAGAGACGATGGCGCCGGCAGGTAGTTTCAGGACTCTTCTGTAAGAAGGGTCGCTGGGACGAATTCCGTGGATCTGATATCCTCCACTCTGAAGAGAGTTAGCGTATATCGTTCCGTCTTTGGACCAGCAGAGGTAGTGACCTACCCTCAGCCGCTCAGTCCCCAGTATATCTGACGCCATATCGAACACTCGGATAGCCTCACTATTGGGGATGTTATGAGAGGGTATGCTGGGTATCGCGACCTTCGCCCCGTCCGGCGACCACGAGGCGGGGCCGCTGACCTTGCCCTCAACTAACTTGGTGGCTGTCCCGCGTCCCAAGTCAATCATCCATAGGTCAGGTATAACACTAAGCAGTAACCTCCCTGTTAGCCCGTAATGAGTAACGGTCCTTTGATTGAACTTGAAGGGGGCCGACATTGATCCACCTACGGTCAAGGTCATTTCTTGGGCATTGGCGGGAACCAGTGATTGTAGGAGTTGACACAGTCTCCTCATCTGCTCCGGCTGGTACCAGGCTCTCTTGGCCACCTTGGCCAGCGCTTCAGCGAGCTTCACCTTGTCCGGAACATGAACCGTTGAGGGGTCCTGTCCCTTTTTCTGGGCATGGGTTTTTATGCAGGCAGCAAGCTTCTGGTAGAAACTCAAATTCGCTGGGGCTTGGATTCTGCACGAACGTCTTATTTCATCCTCGTTCGGATACGCCGCGCCTGAGTCGTAGATAGCCAAGGCTTCAGCGAGCATCCAATCTGGGAACAGCCCCTCGAAATCGGGCTGGAAAGCGAAACTAAGCGGATGGTCAGCCACCGAAGCGGCCTGTACCTGACCAGGGCGAGAAAACACATCGGAGTCCCATACGATGAACACGGCTTGTGCCCTGCCAGCAGATGAATACCTGTCAAGTTTCTGTTCGATCTGGCTTAGACCATGCCAGTCCTGGACTAAGTCTGCAGCCGTGGCCAAAGTCTGGCTGTAAGTTTGCAATGTGTGCTTCAGGTATATCGCTGCGCTCGCGCCTTCAACGCCGATTACCTCAAGCGTCACTCTCTTCCTCCCGTTTCCAGCATCTGTCAGCGCCGCCGTATCACATCCCTTGATCTCGCCACTATACCAATCCCCGTAGCACGCTTTCATCAAGCCGTGAAAACAACCCCGGGCTTTAGTATACGCTCATCACCTACCTTCTCCCCACGCTCCTCCGCTCCGATCCCAAG from Dehalococcoidia bacterium encodes the following:
- a CDS encoding DNA methyltransferase; the encoded protein is MLDIPHQRTCACSENHISCADAKDWIKGQIGVWQFNYEQRDMRDKNVHPATFPIALPKRWIGLLTHRGELVLDPFVGSGSTLVAARDLGRNAVGFDLSQAYVDVATDRLRQIPLVAEGGIQTAVAADARDIPRYLQPDTVDLIVTSPPYANLLNRKRKNKSRRGDERGNGQFLKVEQYSQNPSDLGLLPIDAYQVEMKAIFRGLLPLLKPGAHCIVNVPDMWWENHRITIHIAVIKALTEAGYEFRNTVIWDRTNIVNRVGIFGWPNNYITMGTTFEYLLDFIKPLAS
- a CDS encoding type II restriction endonuclease codes for the protein MVAETFTRLRYLPGSILPADVLVNFNEMLRRLYDETLVTLEDYEVLTYATGIPEEFVSTYPEDVAKGEKVAKKQGFAAGVTFLLTRWYPRLRRAFLSVGQGRMARGGKDFELQIEGLFKLASLSYEKQEKADHTDFMLPDAAFHTKNKTMAAVISVKRTLRERWAEVAEELFNLRTPNVFLFTADEDVTMGHVATICAKYNIHLVVWDAVKIKKFTATPMVLSYTEWASVRLPQLRQFWPKP
- the smpB gene encoding SsrA-binding protein SmpB, with the translated sequence MPAKDKEQNDKVIAVNRQAFRDYDILERMEAGLVLTGTEIKSIRAGQVSLREAYARGQGGELWLLNANIALWPGGNRYNHDPLRPRKLLLHKDQLRDLLLQANSKGLTVVALRLYMKRHNAKVELGLARGRKKYDKRDIIAREDAERRMHRGIRT
- a CDS encoding S41 family peptidase, giving the protein MEHLTRHSLKITACLLAVMMLVATACTAFPLARVVPQASSAPSASAAPAAPAAAPRAASKDFALVTEVWNVLQQDYVDRNRLDSEKLTQGAVRGMIEALNDPYTAYIDPNSFRVDQESLRGSFEGIGAVVAVREGQIIIVSPFTSSPAEKAGVRPGDAILAINGEPTKGLTLQEAVLKIRGARGTSVKITIRHAGEKESIDLQIVRADVRIETVSLNVPDDKLAVLRITQFNQRTDQEVRAALEEARRKDVKGIILDLRNNPGGLLDVTVNVASQFLKEGLVLYEVDNQGRRTDWPVQPGGLALGLPVVVLVNQYSASGSEVLAGALQSAKRATLVGVKTFGKGSVNIIRSLSDGGGVYVTHARWYTPSGNLIEGKGLEPDIEAPLPPGANDATAPRVDASPDVQLQKAHDVLAQQMGLAR
- a CDS encoding OB-fold domain-containing protein yields the protein MVGIKSYGAYIPKYFLGKETAGWGLATEKAVSNFDEDSVTMAVAAGIDCLHGEDRGHVSSLLLATSSSPYADKQGATLVATALDLPRETLTADVTGTLRAGTTALRMAADAIAGGSVKQALVTASDARMAAPRSDLDRSLGDGAAALLLSDSDAIAEIEGSHSLSEHMLDVWRPSGETFLRTWEERFVTDEGYLRIMEEAVQGALKKFNLKTADISKAIYTALDPRRHGELGRKLGFSPRQIQDPLFSKVGNTGAAFSIMLLVAALETAQPGDRILLAAYGDGADVCLLRVTKRITQVGNRRGVKQHLEARRPLADYDTYLRWRQLQVSEAARRPNPPGLSPPALLRERDQNLRLYGGRCKACGHTEYPPQRICTFCKASDQAEMVRLSDKRGEIYTYSLDYIAGTIDMPMAITVVNFDGGGRMLAMMTDREVSEVRVGLPVEMSFRRLHTVGGIHNYHWKATPVRA
- a CDS encoding acetyl-CoA acetyltransferase, coding for MPGIRDKVAIIGMGCTKFGERWDAGWQDLLVEAAQEAYKDAGVEAKDIQAAWLGSHTTLWTGQPLAEALKFDYIPITRIENACATGTDAFRNACYAVAAGVYDVVMVAGCEKLKDSGWAGLGTTQISPDSGVTPPTPPPAQFALAATRYFHDYKIPYDEARRTLARIAVKNHHNGTLNPRAHFQREITLEQALNAPMIAWPLGLYDCCGVSDGAAVAIICREDIAKNFRDDYVLVKGMGLTAGGRQGLLRDDYTFTTFPENVTAAKIAYEEAGIRNPRKEISMAEVHDCFTITELIIYEDLGFSKRGRAKEDVEAGTFSLDGELPINTDGGLKCFGHPIGASGIRMIYEVYKQLQGKAGPRQLKNAKIGLTHNLGGQPGSFTCAIGIFGQRD